The Hyphococcus flavus genome contains a region encoding:
- a CDS encoding ankyrin repeat domain-containing protein, whose product MRSESDKLLCLFRDGAPDDWTDFSNEEKSFPQGNDSTGVPWIIEIVSCGSPECVRWAIEHEVELKFRAKTGDTVLHACIERKKSASKYEILSILITAGADIDLTGYNGWAPLHLAAVRNDMRSAEILLDAGADKFLRTTIDDCATAEEEAISAGNKDLARYIREFE is encoded by the coding sequence ATGAGGAGTGAATCAGATAAGCTACTGTGTCTTTTTCGTGATGGCGCGCCAGATGATTGGACGGATTTTTCCAACGAAGAAAAATCCTTTCCGCAGGGCAATGACTCCACAGGTGTTCCCTGGATTATCGAAATTGTATCGTGTGGGTCGCCAGAGTGTGTGCGCTGGGCGATTGAACACGAAGTCGAACTGAAATTCCGCGCAAAAACCGGCGATACAGTTTTGCATGCCTGCATTGAGCGCAAAAAATCTGCATCCAAGTATGAGATTCTCTCTATTCTCATTACAGCGGGCGCTGACATCGATCTCACAGGCTACAATGGCTGGGCGCCTTTACATTTGGCGGCCGTACGAAATGATATGCGCTCAGCTGAAATTCTGCTGGATGCGGGCGCTGATAAATTTTTGCGCACAACTATTGATGATTGCGCTACAGCTGAAGAAGAAGCTATATCTGCAGGCAACAAAGATTTAGCGCGATACATTAGAGAATTTGAATGA
- a CDS encoding isoaspartyl peptidase/L-asparaginase family protein, protein MRFLISILAATFVSTAAFAAHHEEAGQQAGPLTIVIHGGAGALEPGRYTAEEEAAYKAKLTEALNAGYSVMEQGGTAMDAIVAAIVLMEDSPLFNAGKGAVFTSEGKNELDSSIMDGETMNAGAVAGVTRVKNPIKLARAVMENSEHVMFAREGAEEFAEEQGLEFVNPKYFRTERRWQSYKNALERQKQQKDSALPKSFKYGTVGAVALDAHGNLAAGTSTGGMNMKKYGRVGDSPIIGAGTFADNKSCAVSSTGWGEYFIRLTIARDICAQVEYGGASVEDAADDMINNKLQSMGADGGVIVLGPDGSYAMTFNSAGMFRGVKNAEMEEVAIYGE, encoded by the coding sequence ATGCGATTCTTGATTTCTATTCTGGCGGCGACATTCGTCAGCACGGCGGCTTTTGCAGCGCATCATGAAGAGGCTGGGCAACAGGCCGGACCGCTGACTATCGTCATCCATGGCGGCGCCGGCGCGCTGGAGCCAGGCCGTTATACGGCTGAGGAGGAAGCCGCCTATAAAGCCAAGCTGACCGAAGCGTTGAACGCCGGTTACAGCGTCATGGAACAGGGCGGAACCGCCATGGACGCTATTGTGGCGGCCATCGTGCTGATGGAGGACTCGCCGCTGTTTAACGCCGGCAAAGGCGCCGTCTTTACCAGCGAAGGCAAGAACGAGCTCGATTCATCGATCATGGATGGCGAGACCATGAACGCCGGCGCCGTCGCGGGCGTCACCAGGGTCAAAAACCCGATCAAACTGGCGCGCGCAGTGATGGAAAACTCCGAACACGTCATGTTTGCCCGCGAAGGGGCGGAAGAGTTCGCCGAAGAGCAGGGGCTTGAGTTCGTAAACCCGAAATATTTCCGCACGGAGCGCCGCTGGCAGTCATATAAGAACGCTCTTGAGCGCCAGAAGCAACAAAAAGACAGCGCGCTGCCGAAAAGCTTTAAATACGGCACGGTCGGCGCGGTCGCGCTCGATGCCCACGGCAACCTCGCGGCAGGCACCTCCACCGGCGGCATGAACATGAAAAAATACGGGCGCGTCGGCGACTCGCCGATTATCGGCGCCGGGACTTTCGCCGACAATAAATCCTGCGCCGTTTCGTCAACCGGCTGGGGCGAATATTTCATCCGGCTGACCATCGCGCGCGATATCTGCGCCCAGGTTGAATATGGCGGCGCCAGCGTGGAGGACGCGGCAGACGACATGATCAACAACAAGCTGCAGTCCATGGGCGCCGATGGCGGCGTGATCGTACTGGGGCCGGACGGTTCCTACGCCATGACTTTCAATTCAGCCGGGATGTTTCGCGGCGTAAAGAATGCGGAAATGGAAGAAGTGGCGATCTACGGCGAATAG
- a CDS encoding 1-phosphofructokinase family hexose kinase, whose protein sequence is MARIITLTPNPALDYAVHADFVEPNRKLRCREPQMHPGGGGVNVARATSRLGAHTLAIFTAGGLYGDALIKTIAMENVPMRVIPIAGETRLAFHVQNDRDGDEYRFNLPGAQMSDYEVNLFLRAVDEETEAGDYVVASGSLPPDAPQDLWAKAARIAKKNDARFVLDSISGVKEALEEGVFMLRQNQHEYPALAGKELNWRDEVEAFAKECVSKASAEAMVISHGGDGSIMAAKDGVAFAPSFKIKASSAVGAGDSFVGGLITGLAQGWDNEHALRYGMAAAGATRMSEGTALFKPADVERLYRSET, encoded by the coding sequence ATGGCGCGGATTATCACCCTGACGCCGAACCCGGCCCTTGACTACGCGGTGCATGCCGATTTCGTCGAACCGAATCGCAAGTTGCGTTGTCGCGAGCCGCAGATGCATCCCGGCGGCGGCGGGGTAAACGTCGCTCGCGCAACCTCCCGCCTTGGCGCACACACGCTGGCGATTTTTACCGCCGGCGGGCTCTATGGCGACGCGCTGATCAAGACCATCGCCATGGAAAACGTCCCGATGCGTGTAATCCCCATCGCTGGCGAAACCCGCCTTGCGTTTCATGTGCAGAATGACCGCGACGGCGATGAATATCGCTTCAACCTGCCCGGCGCGCAGATGTCGGACTACGAAGTGAATCTGTTCTTGCGTGCGGTCGATGAAGAAACCGAAGCCGGTGACTACGTTGTCGCAAGCGGCAGCTTGCCGCCCGATGCGCCGCAGGACCTCTGGGCTAAAGCCGCGCGCATAGCGAAAAAGAATGACGCCCGCTTCGTGCTCGATTCCATCAGCGGCGTGAAGGAAGCATTAGAAGAAGGCGTTTTCATGCTTCGCCAGAACCAGCACGAATATCCGGCGCTCGCCGGCAAAGAGCTTAACTGGCGCGATGAGGTCGAAGCCTTCGCCAAAGAGTGCGTCAGCAAGGCGAGCGCCGAGGCCATGGTCATCAGCCATGGCGGCGACGGCTCCATTATGGCCGCGAAAGACGGCGTTGCTTTCGCGCCGTCATTCAAGATCAAGGCAAGCAGCGCCGTCGGCGCTGGCGACTCATTCGTGGGCGGACTAATTACCGGCCTCGCCCAGGGCTGGGACAATGAACACGCCCTGCGCTACGGCATGGCGGCGGCCGGCGCAACGCGCATGTCGGAGGGAACGGCGCTATTCAAACCCGCCGATGTTGAACGGCTTTATCGCTCCGAGACGTGA
- the radC gene encoding RadC family protein, translating into MSDTATKPNHAAGHRERLRDRFKKAGVDGVQDYELLELILFRAIPRKDVKPLAKDLIARFGGFPQVLAAPIELLTEVKGVSENVAQELKIIQAAAIKLSQARVLKRPVITSWNDLLAYCRASMADEKTELFRILFLDKKNILIADEVQQRGTVDHTPVYPREVVKRALELGASAIILVHNHPSGDPTPSRNDVEMTNQIVKAASALNIRVHDHLVIGHDKHASFKTLGLL; encoded by the coding sequence ATGAGTGACACTGCAACAAAACCCAACCACGCCGCAGGCCATCGCGAACGGCTGCGCGACCGCTTTAAAAAGGCTGGCGTCGATGGCGTGCAGGATTATGAACTGCTCGAACTCATCCTGTTCCGCGCGATTCCGCGTAAAGACGTCAAACCGCTGGCAAAGGACCTGATCGCCAGGTTCGGCGGCTTTCCGCAAGTTCTCGCAGCGCCCATTGAACTCCTGACTGAGGTGAAGGGCGTTTCGGAAAATGTTGCGCAGGAGTTGAAAATCATTCAGGCCGCCGCCATCAAGCTTAGTCAGGCGCGCGTCCTGAAACGCCCGGTCATTACATCGTGGAACGACCTTCTCGCCTATTGCCGCGCGTCCATGGCTGATGAAAAGACCGAGCTCTTCCGAATATTATTCCTCGACAAGAAAAACATTCTCATAGCTGACGAAGTACAACAGCGCGGCACAGTCGATCACACGCCGGTCTATCCGCGCGAGGTGGTGAAGCGCGCGCTGGAGCTTGGCGCGTCAGCCATCATCCTCGTGCACAATCACCCCTCCGGCGACCCGACGCCGTCACGCAACGATGTAGAAATGACCAATCAGATCGTAAAAGCTGCATCAGCGCTTAACATCCGCGTGCACGATCATCTGGTGATCGGTCACGACAAACACGCCAGCTTTAAAACGCTCGGGCTCTTGTAG
- the map gene encoding type I methionyl aminopeptidase, with amino-acid sequence MTEAVLDDELEIRTGAIRLHTPEDFEGMRKAGHVAASCLDMLTEHVKPGVSTEAIDDLAREFMLDHGGVPATVGYKGYRHSSCISLNHVICHGIPGPKALRNGDILNIDVTVIIDGWHGDTSRMFYAGEPKVKARRLVDATYDSMMAGINSVKPGSTLRDIGRAIQDLAEGQGFSVVRDFCGHGLGRLFHDAPNVVHYAEYKDRWGGVHQAPDTELKAGMFFTVEPMINEGKPDVKLLKDGWTAVSRDKSLSAQFEHSIGVTENGVEIFTKSPKGLDRPPY; translated from the coding sequence ATGACTGAAGCCGTTCTCGACGACGAACTCGAAATCCGCACAGGCGCGATAAGGCTCCACACGCCGGAAGATTTCGAGGGCATGCGCAAGGCAGGCCATGTGGCCGCATCATGTCTCGACATGCTGACGGAACACGTAAAGCCCGGCGTCTCAACAGAAGCGATTGACGACCTCGCCCGCGAATTCATGCTCGATCACGGCGGCGTCCCAGCGACGGTGGGTTACAAAGGCTATCGCCACTCGAGCTGCATCTCACTCAATCATGTCATCTGTCACGGCATTCCCGGACCAAAAGCATTGCGCAACGGCGATATTCTGAACATTGACGTCACAGTGATCATCGACGGCTGGCACGGCGACACGAGCCGCATGTTTTATGCGGGCGAACCGAAGGTGAAAGCGCGCCGGCTTGTTGACGCCACATACGACTCGATGATGGCCGGCATCAATTCGGTAAAGCCCGGCTCAACCTTGAGAGACATTGGCCGCGCCATTCAGGACCTGGCCGAAGGGCAAGGGTTTTCCGTCGTGCGCGACTTCTGCGGCCACGGCCTTGGGCGGCTGTTTCACGACGCGCCTAATGTCGTTCATTATGCGGAATATAAAGACCGCTGGGGCGGCGTTCATCAGGCGCCGGACACGGAACTGAAAGCCGGCATGTTCTTCACGGTCGAGCCCATGATAAACGAAGGCAAACCGGACGTGAAACTCCTAAAAGACGGCTGGACCGCCGTTTCACGGGACAAATCCCTGTCTGCGCAGTTTGAGCACTCCATCGGCGTCACCGAAAACGGCGTTGAAATATTCACCAAATCGCCGAAAGGCCTCGACCGGCCGCCATACTGA
- the sfsA gene encoding DNA/RNA nuclease SfsA, translated as MKLPQPLLAGRLVKRYKRFLADIVLDDGREVTAHCANPGSMLGVAIEGARVWACEHGDKKRKLAFSWELVEIGKTRVPVNTTNPNKIIKEALESGVIPELTGYGEHQREVKYGEGSRIDFLLSGGRRKKPCYVEVKNVHLSRSKGLAEFPDSVTARGAKHLKELETVASGGARAVMLFVVQRSDCRRFAPAADLDPAYAKALKSAASAGVELLCYDCEVTTAEVVLRKPLEIHLD; from the coding sequence ATGAAACTTCCCCAACCGCTTCTCGCCGGCCGGCTCGTTAAGAGATATAAACGTTTTCTGGCGGATATCGTGCTTGATGACGGGCGTGAGGTGACGGCGCACTGCGCCAATCCGGGTTCCATGCTTGGCGTCGCTATAGAGGGCGCACGCGTTTGGGCGTGCGAACATGGCGACAAGAAACGCAAGCTCGCTTTTTCCTGGGAACTGGTGGAAATCGGCAAAACACGCGTTCCGGTAAACACAACCAATCCCAACAAAATCATCAAGGAAGCGCTTGAGAGCGGCGTCATTCCGGAGCTGACCGGCTATGGCGAACATCAGCGAGAAGTTAAATACGGCGAAGGCAGCCGCATCGATTTCCTTCTAAGCGGCGGCAGACGGAAGAAGCCCTGTTACGTTGAAGTGAAAAACGTCCACCTTTCCCGTTCGAAGGGTCTTGCCGAATTCCCGGACAGCGTCACCGCCCGCGGCGCGAAACACCTGAAGGAACTGGAAACCGTCGCGTCGGGCGGGGCCCGCGCTGTCATGTTGTTTGTGGTGCAGCGAAGCGACTGCCGCCGGTTCGCGCCCGCTGCAGACCTGGACCCCGCATACGCCAAGGCTTTGAAATCAGCCGCTTCCGCCGGGGTTGAACTCCTGTGTTATGATTGCGAAGTCACCACCGCTGAGGTAGTGCTGCGCAAGCCCTTGGAAATTCATCTGGACTAG
- a CDS encoding TadE/TadG family type IV pilus assembly protein translates to MDMLSFKSDKNGNVALMTALLCPVLLGFVGGAVDFYHWSNQNSRLKELSDTLATRGAREFLLANATENQVEAVVDSLIQNGFSQSYGFQSVSPVVAASSSEGEVTVTLTSQPSRALILSHFQPFKNPLKSTSTAVALGGMNVCVIALEDDDEGAVAANVNSQLRADECSLISNSTSTQGVVSSGLSEIEAGMICSAGGALGAINNFSPMPTLDCPAYDDPLAERQPPAVGSCDEVDAGYGERLDEVATAAVNAAVTEVTRTVDDLTGGLTGGLTGGLTDALFGYTQYNVSPGVFCGGISIGAFADVHFAPGTYIIKDGPFNADLGARITGENVSFYLVGDDSTFYFGPEAKIDLTAEKEGPLAGILFFEDRHAPLDRVHRILSDDARNLLGTFYLSRGELRVASLLPVADQSAYTAIVANKLRMTGSPTLVLNVDYAGTDVPVPDGVGPVGGTTYLRE, encoded by the coding sequence TTGGATATGCTTTCGTTCAAGTCCGACAAGAATGGCAATGTTGCGCTGATGACGGCGCTTCTATGTCCTGTATTGCTCGGCTTTGTTGGCGGTGCGGTCGATTTTTACCATTGGTCTAACCAGAACAGCCGGTTGAAGGAGCTGTCTGATACGCTGGCGACACGCGGCGCCCGCGAATTTTTATTGGCCAATGCAACTGAAAACCAGGTCGAAGCTGTCGTCGACAGCCTGATCCAAAATGGCTTCTCACAGAGTTACGGGTTTCAATCTGTATCGCCAGTGGTCGCTGCGAGTTCAAGCGAGGGCGAGGTGACGGTGACGCTTACCTCGCAACCCTCCCGGGCGTTGATCCTTAGCCATTTTCAACCGTTCAAAAACCCGTTGAAAAGCACCTCCACGGCTGTCGCGCTGGGCGGTATGAATGTTTGTGTCATTGCCCTTGAAGATGATGATGAGGGAGCAGTTGCCGCGAATGTAAATTCACAGTTGCGGGCGGACGAATGTTCTCTGATTTCCAACTCCACATCGACGCAAGGTGTCGTATCTTCGGGGTTATCGGAAATTGAAGCTGGCATGATTTGCTCCGCCGGCGGCGCGCTAGGCGCTATCAACAACTTCTCACCCATGCCGACCCTTGATTGCCCTGCTTATGACGATCCGCTAGCTGAACGCCAACCGCCTGCCGTCGGCAGTTGCGATGAAGTTGACGCCGGTTATGGCGAACGGCTCGACGAAGTGGCGACGGCTGCAGTCAACGCCGCCGTTACTGAAGTCACCCGTACCGTTGACGATCTGACAGGCGGATTGACGGGCGGGCTTACCGGCGGACTCACCGATGCGTTGTTCGGCTACACACAATACAATGTCTCGCCAGGTGTATTTTGCGGCGGTATTTCGATTGGCGCTTTCGCCGACGTTCACTTTGCCCCGGGGACATACATCATCAAAGACGGTCCGTTTAACGCCGATCTTGGCGCGCGGATAACAGGCGAGAATGTTTCATTCTATCTCGTGGGTGACGATTCGACTTTTTACTTCGGGCCTGAAGCGAAAATTGACCTGACTGCTGAAAAGGAAGGCCCGCTCGCTGGCATCCTGTTTTTTGAAGACCGTCATGCGCCGCTGGATCGCGTACATCGTATCCTGAGCGATGACGCCCGAAATTTGCTTGGCACGTTTTATCTTTCGCGTGGCGAATTGCGCGTCGCGAGCCTGCTGCCGGTGGCCGATCAATCCGCCTACACCGCGATTGTCGCCAATAAACTGCGCATGACGGGCAGCCCGACACTCGTTTTGAATGTCGATTATGCAGGCACCGACGTACCGGTGCCGGACGGTGTAGGGCCTGTTGGCGGCACAACCTATCTGCGCGAGTAG
- a CDS encoding type II toxin-antitoxin system Phd/YefM family antitoxin, which yields MKIMSAFEARYNFSSMLDAARRETVIIERYHRPAAYVISVAQIQECKRLQRQAMLAEATAVVAKLEAANDSEAARLSGELSKLVKDAEAAEKIASHETRRKL from the coding sequence ATGAAAATTATGTCGGCGTTTGAAGCTCGTTATAATTTCTCCTCGATGCTTGATGCCGCGAGGCGAGAAACCGTGATAATCGAACGCTATCACCGGCCAGCGGCGTATGTTATCTCCGTCGCGCAAATTCAGGAATGCAAAAGGCTACAACGTCAGGCCATGCTGGCGGAAGCGACCGCGGTGGTGGCCAAGCTTGAGGCGGCGAATGACAGTGAAGCGGCGCGGTTGAGCGGCGAGTTGAGCAAACTCGTCAAGGACGCGGAAGCGGCTGAAAAGATTGCTTCGCATGAGACGCGCCGTAAGCTATGA
- a CDS encoding competence/damage-inducible protein A — translation MQKTAAILAIGDELLSGRTRDANMHYLAGWLTERGVELKEARVVGDDSDDIGAALNALRGKYDYVFTSGGIGPTHDDITVDAIAAALGVSVIEHPRAAAMIRHYYSKRDIEVTPARLRMARTPEGAHLIENPVSGAPGVRIENIFVMAGVPRIFQAMLNAIEGEIERGAVIHARAATAPNLPESMLADQLREIQGALKGVSLGSYPIDGDEKGVTVVARSMDEAVATSAIEAVCAAMRALGVDPRLEDRR, via the coding sequence ATGCAAAAAACCGCTGCTATCCTCGCTATCGGCGATGAGCTGCTCTCCGGAAGAACCCGTGATGCGAATATGCACTATCTTGCCGGCTGGCTGACCGAGCGGGGCGTTGAACTCAAGGAAGCGCGGGTTGTGGGAGACGATAGTGACGATATCGGTGCCGCGTTGAATGCGTTGCGTGGAAAATACGACTATGTGTTTACCTCAGGCGGCATCGGACCCACTCATGACGACATCACCGTCGATGCAATCGCCGCCGCCCTTGGCGTAAGCGTAATAGAACACCCGCGCGCGGCTGCCATGATCCGGCATTATTATTCGAAGCGCGATATTGAAGTGACCCCGGCGCGGCTGCGCATGGCGCGAACGCCCGAAGGTGCGCATCTGATAGAAAACCCAGTGTCCGGCGCGCCGGGCGTCAGAATTGAAAACATCTTCGTGATGGCGGGCGTGCCGCGTATTTTTCAGGCCATGCTGAACGCGATTGAAGGTGAAATTGAACGGGGCGCTGTCATCCATGCGCGTGCTGCGACGGCGCCAAACCTGCCTGAGTCCATGCTGGCTGATCAGCTTCGCGAGATTCAGGGCGCGCTCAAGGGCGTATCACTTGGCAGTTATCCCATCGATGGGGATGAAAAGGGCGTCACGGTGGTTGCACGATCGATGGATGAAGCAGTGGCCACTTCTGCTATCGAGGCTGTTTGCGCCGCCATGCGCGCGCTCGGCGTGGATCCAAGATTAGAGGACCGCCGCTAA
- a CDS encoding tetratricopeptide repeat protein, with the protein MIDLKSLIRAVTAGLLSVALCSQAAAAPSGGSTISEPEKKEAVDVQASFAAGVQAIKDSDYKLAEKKLGEVLRVSSDHPEANYYMGVAKVGRGKEKSSVRYFKKAIKERSNFVEAYEQLALVFVALEKQDEAQEQLERLRDIRTNCDNETCQAELVERADQSIANVEAAMAGTNEASMAPLPGNRHALFEDTSSDTADVLYGEAVRLINQSRFAEAIDELYAAQAIIGPHADVLNYLGYAHRKLGVFDKAKSYYASALKLEPDHLGANEYLGELYLELGDVDAARKQLQKLEKICSFGCAEREDLARLIAIKESTRTARVK; encoded by the coding sequence ATGATCGATCTCAAAAGTTTGATTAGGGCTGTAACTGCGGGCTTGTTGTCCGTGGCCTTGTGCAGTCAGGCCGCCGCTGCGCCGTCCGGGGGGTCAACGATCTCTGAGCCGGAAAAGAAAGAAGCTGTCGACGTGCAAGCTTCTTTCGCCGCTGGCGTGCAGGCGATCAAAGATAGCGATTACAAGCTTGCGGAAAAAAAGCTTGGAGAAGTTCTGCGAGTATCAAGCGATCATCCGGAAGCCAATTATTACATGGGAGTCGCCAAGGTTGGCCGCGGGAAGGAAAAGTCTTCCGTTAGATATTTCAAGAAAGCGATTAAGGAACGAAGTAATTTCGTAGAAGCCTACGAACAGCTTGCTTTGGTTTTTGTCGCGCTAGAAAAACAAGATGAGGCGCAGGAACAGCTTGAGAGATTGCGCGACATCAGGACGAATTGCGACAACGAAACCTGTCAGGCTGAGCTTGTCGAGCGTGCAGACCAGTCAATCGCGAATGTAGAAGCGGCAATGGCCGGGACGAACGAAGCGAGCATGGCGCCGCTGCCTGGCAATCGGCACGCTCTGTTCGAAGATACAAGTTCCGATACAGCGGATGTGCTGTATGGCGAAGCCGTTCGCTTGATCAACCAATCACGCTTTGCGGAAGCAATTGATGAGCTTTATGCAGCGCAGGCCATCATCGGTCCGCATGCAGATGTTTTGAACTATCTTGGCTACGCGCATCGTAAACTGGGCGTTTTTGATAAAGCCAAATCCTATTACGCGTCGGCGTTGAAGCTTGAGCCTGATCACTTAGGCGCGAATGAATATCTCGGTGAACTTTATCTGGAACTTGGTGACGTCGATGCTGCGCGCAAGCAACTCCAAAAGCTTGAAAAGATTTGCAGCTTTGGTTGCGCGGAGCGGGAAGATCTGGCGAGGCTTATCGCTATCAAGGAATCAACACGCACGGCGAGGGTGAAGTAA
- a CDS encoding L-serine ammonia-lyase, whose translation MLGVFDIFKIGIGPSSSHTVGPMRIGVRFLEEAAQAGALEKTLRVKADLHGSLALTGIGHGTDKATILGLMGFKPDETDPDEAERAIKKVNETKRITLHGGTEIKFDPKKDIDLRGDITPDLHPNEMRLTLFNDAGDELYSAVYYSVGGGFIASEKQLNTPAEDDLIVGARAGRHSFASAAELLSLCRDQNCSIADVIVENEDEHRPRTETEAMIDKIWFAMRDCVDRGLKTRGELPGGLKVKRRAPSLYAKLAEAPLANEREQLFDWLNVYAMAVNEENAAGGRVVTAPTNGAAGIIPSVLKHYCVVDDQENLAHIRTFLLTAAGIGILYKQRASISGAEMGCQGEVGVACSMAAGGLAAVWGGTPAQVEHAAEIGMEHNLGLTCDPVGGLVQIPCIERNAIGAVKAVNAARLALRASEEHKVSLDQVIETMRQTGLDMSRKYKETSEGGLAVNVVEC comes from the coding sequence ATGTTGGGCGTGTTTGATATTTTCAAGATCGGCATCGGGCCGTCGTCGTCGCATACGGTTGGTCCTATGCGCATCGGGGTGCGCTTCCTTGAAGAAGCGGCTCAGGCTGGCGCGCTGGAAAAGACCTTGCGGGTCAAGGCGGACCTTCATGGGTCGCTGGCGCTGACCGGTATTGGTCACGGTACGGATAAAGCGACGATCCTCGGTCTCATGGGATTCAAGCCCGACGAAACAGACCCGGACGAGGCTGAACGCGCCATTAAGAAAGTCAACGAAACAAAACGAATCACGCTTCATGGCGGAACGGAAATCAAGTTTGATCCAAAAAAAGATATAGACTTGCGCGGCGATATCACGCCCGATCTCCATCCCAACGAAATGCGCCTGACCCTGTTCAACGACGCAGGGGATGAGTTGTATTCCGCTGTTTATTACTCCGTTGGCGGCGGGTTCATCGCCAGCGAGAAACAGTTGAATACTCCGGCGGAAGACGACCTGATCGTTGGCGCCCGCGCGGGGCGCCATTCGTTTGCGTCTGCGGCCGAACTCCTTTCCCTTTGCCGTGACCAGAACTGTTCCATTGCTGATGTCATCGTTGAAAACGAGGATGAACACCGCCCGCGCACTGAGACCGAAGCGATGATCGACAAGATCTGGTTCGCCATGCGTGATTGCGTCGATCGCGGCCTGAAAACTCGTGGCGAGTTGCCGGGTGGGCTGAAGGTCAAGCGCCGGGCGCCGTCGCTGTACGCGAAACTTGCGGAAGCCCCGCTGGCGAATGAGCGTGAGCAGTTGTTTGACTGGCTCAATGTCTACGCCATGGCGGTGAACGAGGAAAACGCCGCCGGCGGGCGCGTGGTGACAGCGCCTACCAATGGCGCGGCGGGGATTATTCCGTCCGTACTCAAACATTACTGTGTGGTCGACGATCAAGAAAATCTCGCTCACATTCGAACGTTCCTTCTTACCGCCGCCGGCATTGGTATTCTCTACAAGCAACGCGCTTCCATCTCCGGCGCCGAAATGGGCTGCCAGGGCGAAGTGGGCGTCGCCTGTTCCATGGCGGCGGGCGGGCTCGCCGCTGTGTGGGGCGGTACGCCGGCGCAAGTTGAGCACGCCGCTGAAATCGGCATGGAACACAATCTCGGTCTTACCTGCGATCCCGTCGGCGGCCTTGTGCAGATCCCGTGTATCGAGCGCAACGCCATCGGCGCCGTCAAAGCGGTCAACGCGGCGCGGCTCGCCCTGCGTGCGTCGGAGGAGCACAAGGTTTCCCTCGACCAGGTGATCGAAACCATGCGCCAGACCGGCCTTGATATGTCGCGAAAGTACAAGGAAACTTCCGAAGGCGGCCTCGCGGTAAACGTAGTCGAGTGTTGA